A region from the Leptospira venezuelensis genome encodes:
- the ligA gene encoding NAD-dependent DNA ligase LigA: protein MPKKAPAKKTSSKKEEPTEVSKKVFIDLPKDAKQAEKEMRSLEEQLRYHQYLYYVKNTPKISDYDFDQMFKKLQAFEEAFPKLADPASPTLSVGSDLDKDFEKFTHKLPVLSLENTYNEEELMEWIQKTGPDELYSVEWKIDGASLMLYYENGILANGVTRGTGGIGDDVTENIRTIRSIPLRLSESISIYLRGEVYMTFSDFEEFNEAAEGRYANPRNLSSGSLKQKNSSDVAKRPLRIFTYDAFFPGSKAKFKTHQEVMKKAEDLKFPLPPDTKLLKGSEIPASIKDFKKKKEKVGFPTDGLVIKLNDLSKREALGYTSHSPRWARAYKFDALMKESKIVGIDYAVGRTGKITPRAEIEPISLAGTTVTFATLHNQDYIDELGVGIGAIVRISKRGEIIPAVEEVVTPGKEVFKIPLRCPCCGTKTEKKQDSVDYFCPNPDCPDRVKNGIIFYCSRKQMDIEGLGEKQVEFLYDHKYIKDIADLYSLNKHKEKLMEEEGYGEKSVSIILNGIEESKKKDFRFVLSSLGLREIGPKVAELLTEHGYDTIDSIISAAKNPKKLENVLEIPGIGPSTIEAIQENFTDKRILSLIDRLKKAGLKMKADPIEKSDKQPFAGQSWCVSGSFENFQPRDKAMDLVVYYGGKKVGSISSKTTHLLAGPGAGSKLDKAQELGVQVVSEDEFLKILKQNGIKI, encoded by the coding sequence ATGCCCAAAAAAGCCCCGGCTAAAAAGACCTCCTCTAAAAAAGAGGAGCCAACCGAAGTATCTAAAAAAGTTTTTATAGATCTGCCAAAGGATGCAAAGCAGGCGGAGAAAGAAATGCGCTCTTTGGAGGAGCAACTCCGCTATCATCAATATTTATACTACGTAAAGAATACTCCTAAAATATCTGATTATGACTTTGACCAGATGTTTAAAAAGCTTCAGGCTTTCGAAGAAGCGTTCCCAAAATTAGCAGATCCTGCCAGCCCTACATTAAGTGTCGGTTCTGATTTGGATAAGGACTTTGAGAAGTTTACTCATAAACTCCCAGTTCTTTCTTTGGAAAACACATATAACGAAGAAGAACTAATGGAATGGATCCAGAAAACAGGACCGGATGAATTGTATTCTGTTGAATGGAAAATAGACGGCGCTTCTCTCATGTTATATTATGAAAATGGAATTCTTGCGAATGGGGTAACTCGAGGAACAGGAGGCATTGGCGACGACGTTACAGAAAACATTCGAACCATTCGTTCTATTCCTCTCAGATTATCTGAATCTATTTCCATTTATTTAAGAGGAGAAGTGTATATGACCTTCTCTGACTTCGAAGAATTCAACGAAGCGGCTGAAGGTAGATATGCAAATCCTAGAAACTTATCTTCTGGATCTTTAAAACAAAAAAACTCTTCAGATGTTGCAAAAAGACCTCTCAGAATTTTTACTTACGACGCATTTTTTCCTGGTTCCAAAGCGAAGTTCAAAACTCACCAAGAAGTAATGAAGAAGGCAGAAGATCTAAAGTTTCCGCTTCCGCCTGATACTAAATTGCTGAAAGGTTCTGAGATCCCGGCTTCTATCAAAGACTTCAAGAAAAAGAAAGAGAAAGTAGGATTTCCTACTGATGGATTAGTTATCAAATTAAACGATCTTTCTAAAAGAGAAGCTTTAGGTTATACTTCTCATTCTCCTCGTTGGGCTCGCGCTTATAAATTCGATGCTTTGATGAAAGAAAGTAAGATCGTAGGTATCGATTATGCCGTGGGAAGAACAGGGAAGATCACTCCAAGGGCAGAGATCGAACCGATTAGTCTGGCAGGAACCACGGTAACATTTGCAACTTTACACAACCAAGATTATATAGATGAGTTGGGAGTAGGGATTGGAGCGATCGTAAGGATCTCCAAAAGAGGAGAGATTATTCCAGCCGTTGAGGAAGTAGTCACTCCTGGAAAAGAAGTTTTTAAGATTCCGCTGCGTTGTCCTTGTTGTGGCACTAAGACTGAGAAGAAACAGGACTCAGTCGATTACTTCTGCCCAAACCCGGATTGTCCAGACCGAGTAAAGAACGGGATTATATTCTATTGCTCTCGCAAGCAAATGGATATAGAAGGTCTGGGGGAGAAGCAGGTAGAATTTTTGTACGACCATAAGTATATCAAGGATATAGCAGATCTTTATTCTCTAAACAAGCATAAAGAAAAGTTAATGGAAGAAGAAGGATATGGAGAAAAGAGCGTATCTATCATCTTAAATGGGATTGAAGAATCTAAGAAAAAAGATTTTAGATTTGTACTTTCTTCCTTAGGCTTGAGAGAGATCGGTCCCAAAGTTGCGGAACTTCTGACAGAGCATGGATATGATACTATTGATTCTATTATCTCCGCAGCTAAAAATCCTAAAAAGCTGGAAAATGTCTTAGAAATTCCAGGCATTGGTCCCTCCACAATAGAAGCTATCCAAGAGAATTTTACTGATAAAAGAATTCTTTCTCTAATTGATCGTTTGAAAAAAGCCGGACTTAAGATGAAGGCTGATCCAATCGAAAAATCGGACAAACAACCTTTTGCAGGACAAAGCTGGTGTGTTTCCGGTTCTTTTGAAAACTTCCAGCCGAGAGATAAGGCAATGGATCTGGTTGTTTACTACGGTGGCAAAAAAGTAGGATCCATCTCTTCTAAAACAACTCACCTTTTGGCAGGACCTGGCGCTGGTTCCAAGCTAGACAAGGCACAAGAGTTGGGAGTTCAGGTAGTATCTGAGGATGAGTTTTTAAAAATTCTAAAACAAAACGGGATCAAGATCTAA
- a CDS encoding M23 family metallopeptidase, whose translation MEKMIKKRIDQVKEKGHQRLTVLLIPHGFDKSFHFQISIFTIFFLVGLLFAIVGIAVLGIVRYNNTRIQINALASVYGKYFDEYIEYSEKLGDIRDDFASLNENLQEVHSLVDGESDELLKLPDESDSEDLAATELKVEEAVDKDLMLGRSYLSEIYGYRSVRVSMEKNKALVDSVFNFLDSRYGIMNSLPFGEPLLSYNLTSYYGMRRSPTFGYMEFHDGVDLANVPGTDIAATGDGRVYRAIYSNRGYGNHIVIAHANGYYSLYGHCTSLKVREGEYVHKGQRIATVGATGNVTGPHLHYEVWIGESNRTDPMDYMKVGFGQY comes from the coding sequence ATGGAAAAGATGATAAAAAAACGCATCGACCAGGTAAAAGAAAAAGGTCATCAAAGGTTGACCGTTCTTCTGATCCCGCACGGGTTCGATAAGTCCTTCCATTTTCAAATTTCAATCTTCACAATCTTCTTCTTAGTAGGATTATTGTTTGCGATCGTTGGGATCGCAGTTTTAGGAATTGTTCGTTATAATAATACCAGGATCCAGATCAACGCACTTGCTTCCGTTTATGGAAAGTACTTCGATGAATATATCGAATACAGCGAAAAGTTAGGAGATATTCGAGACGATTTCGCAAGCTTGAACGAAAATTTGCAAGAGGTTCACTCTTTGGTCGATGGTGAGTCGGATGAATTGCTTAAACTTCCTGATGAATCTGATTCAGAAGACTTAGCTGCTACTGAATTAAAGGTAGAAGAAGCAGTAGATAAGGATTTAATGTTAGGAAGATCCTATCTTTCTGAAATTTATGGATACCGTTCGGTGAGAGTGTCCATGGAGAAGAACAAGGCTCTTGTAGATTCAGTATTTAACTTCTTAGATTCCAGATATGGTATCATGAATTCTCTCCCATTCGGAGAACCATTATTATCTTATAATTTAACTTCTTATTATGGAATGAGAAGGTCTCCTACGTTTGGATACATGGAATTCCATGATGGAGTAGATTTAGCAAACGTCCCAGGAACTGATATTGCGGCGACCGGAGACGGAAGAGTTTATAGAGCCATTTACTCCAATAGAGGCTATGGGAATCATATTGTGATCGCTCATGCAAATGGATATTATAGTTTGTATGGCCACTGTACTTCTTTAAAAGTAAGAGAAGGTGAATATGTTCATAAAGGACAGCGGATCGCAACTGTGGGAGCCACAGGAAACGTAACCGGTCCTCACCTTCATTATGAAGTATGGATCGGAGAATCAAATCGGACCGATCCTATGGATTATATGAAAGTAGGTTTCGGCCAATATTAA
- a CDS encoding cytochrome P450 — translation MFSLHEPTSSRAKKNKLNLPPGVFGIRALPYVSKLAKDPIGFFQVMQSKFGNSARFGLRQVVFHLITQPEDIKRVLQENNQNYHKGVFYKELGRILGKGLLNSEGEFWKKQRKLIQPSFHKQRISEFVEIMAQETEKTSENWKKISSLDISKEMMRLTFAIVGRTLFRTEVESYAARIEHSLKIALELVTKRITKIFPLPFSWPTPDNLKLKRALKDMHSVVDELIAERKKNPSNDLISMLLEVRDEETGETMSESQVRDEAITLLLAGHETTANALSWGFYLLSKHPEICEKVREEANRVLGNKTPTLEDVQKLTYTRKVLDEVLRLYPPAWVIERTAMGPDNIGGYDVETGTNISICIFNIHRNPDFWENPDKFDPDRFDEERSVDRPKYAYLPFGGGPRICIGNIFALTEATLILAMLVKNYKFQTDPNHPVVMEPLVTLRPKYGILLNIVST, via the coding sequence TTGTTTTCCTTGCATGAACCGACTTCGAGTCGCGCTAAAAAAAATAAACTGAATCTTCCTCCTGGAGTTTTCGGGATTCGGGCACTTCCTTATGTTTCCAAATTGGCAAAAGATCCGATTGGATTTTTCCAAGTGATGCAGTCCAAATTTGGAAATTCAGCACGATTTGGATTAAGGCAGGTTGTATTTCATTTAATTACACAACCTGAAGATATCAAAAGAGTTCTTCAAGAGAATAACCAAAACTATCATAAAGGAGTTTTTTACAAAGAACTCGGTAGAATTTTAGGTAAAGGCCTCTTGAATAGCGAAGGAGAATTTTGGAAGAAGCAAAGAAAGCTGATCCAACCTTCCTTCCATAAACAAAGGATCTCTGAGTTTGTGGAGATCATGGCGCAGGAAACCGAAAAGACTTCCGAAAATTGGAAAAAGATTTCTAGCCTAGATATTTCCAAGGAAATGATGCGACTAACGTTTGCGATCGTGGGCAGAACTTTGTTCAGAACAGAAGTAGAAAGTTATGCTGCCAGAATAGAACATTCTTTAAAGATCGCTTTGGAGCTTGTGACGAAGAGGATCACTAAAATTTTTCCATTACCATTCAGTTGGCCTACTCCAGATAATTTAAAACTCAAACGGGCTTTGAAGGATATGCATTCCGTAGTCGATGAGCTGATCGCAGAACGTAAAAAGAATCCTTCTAACGATTTGATCTCCATGCTTCTTGAAGTCAGAGACGAAGAAACAGGTGAGACGATGAGTGAAAGCCAAGTTAGGGACGAGGCAATCACACTTCTTCTTGCAGGACATGAGACAACTGCAAACGCATTATCTTGGGGATTCTATCTTTTATCCAAACATCCGGAAATCTGCGAAAAAGTGAGAGAAGAAGCGAATAGAGTTTTAGGAAATAAAACTCCAACTCTGGAAGATGTTCAGAAATTGACATACACTCGCAAAGTATTGGATGAGGTTTTGAGATTATATCCACCTGCTTGGGTAATCGAAAGAACTGCTATGGGTCCTGATAATATTGGCGGTTATGATGTAGAGACAGGAACAAATATTTCCATTTGTATTTTTAATATTCATCGAAATCCAGATTTTTGGGAAAATCCTGACAAGTTTGATCCGGATCGTTTTGATGAGGAAAGATCAGTAGATAGACCTAAATATGCATACCTTCCTTTTGGAGGGGGTCCGAGGATCTGTATTGGTAATATTTTTGCATTAACGGAAGCTACATTGATACTTGCTATGTTGGTCAAAAACTACAAATTCCAAACAGATCCCAACCATCCTGTGGTTATGGAACCTTTAGTCACATTAAGACCGAAGTATGGAATTCTATTAAACATAGTTTCCACTTGA